One window of the Candidatus Jettenia sp. genome contains the following:
- a CDS encoding cation diffusion facilitator family transporter, with the protein MYRAHERKKLILTSVITGGIFIFEVIGGIITNSLALISDAGHMLTHIFALLISLFALLFAARPPTVKKTYGFYRLEILAALFNGVILFVITMWIFYEAYHRFMHPETISSGKMFIVACVGLTANVACAYILMKGGHEHGGHSLNIKSAFIHMIGDTISSVGVIVGAVIIYYTHWFIIDPIISIMLCVLILIWSYKLVMESVDILLEATPREIDIDKVAESLKQIPGIDDVHDIHIWTITSGMYSMSAHIDTKDMMISETTKLSKMINCVLSDKFRIGHTVIQFGCECKVNDGHNNHDHNHI; encoded by the coding sequence GTGTATAGGGCTCATGAACGAAAAAAGCTCATTCTCACGAGTGTTATAACTGGTGGTATCTTTATCTTTGAAGTAATCGGTGGAATTATCACCAATAGTCTTGCCCTGATTAGCGATGCAGGTCATATGCTTACTCATATATTTGCTTTGCTGATAAGCTTATTTGCTTTATTATTTGCAGCACGACCGCCTACGGTAAAAAAAACCTATGGTTTCTATCGTTTAGAGATATTAGCAGCGTTATTTAATGGTGTAATTCTTTTTGTAATCACCATGTGGATATTTTACGAGGCCTATCACCGTTTTATGCATCCTGAAACTATCTCCAGCGGCAAGATGTTTATTGTTGCATGTGTGGGTTTGACTGCCAATGTAGCCTGTGCCTATATTCTTATGAAAGGTGGCCATGAGCACGGGGGGCACAGTCTGAATATCAAGTCTGCATTTATTCATATGATCGGTGATACCATTTCCTCTGTAGGTGTCATAGTCGGGGCTGTAATTATCTATTATACTCACTGGTTTATTATTGATCCCATTATCAGTATTATGCTCTGTGTGCTTATCCTTATCTGGTCTTATAAACTAGTGATGGAATCTGTGGATATCTTATTGGAGGCTACTCCGAGAGAGATTGATATTGATAAAGTAGCCGAGAGTCTCAAGCAGATTCCCGGAATTGATGATGTGCATGATATTCATATCTGGACGATTACCTCCGGGATGTACTCTATGAGTGCCCATATCGATACAAAAGATATGATGATTAGTGAGACAACAAAACTTTCTAAGATGATTAATTGCGTTTTGAGTGACAAATTCAGGATTGGGCATACGGTTATTCAATTTGGTTGTGAGTGCAAGGTTAACGATGGGCACAATAATCACGACCATAATCATATATAA